From Caldicellulosiruptor hydrothermalis 108, a single genomic window includes:
- a CDS encoding glycoside hydrolase family 30 protein encodes MFFMEVGKESAWKMLKKLIKVISAVMIITIFSSNVMIGKGRINNAITAEITILPQKKYQKIEGFGVSGAWWAQDVGSWSNLGEILDYLFHKEKGIGLTIYRYNVGAGPKYNNVNDPWRRTECFEVAPGKYDWNRDKNAQKALFEAVKRGVDTVVLFANSPPGRMTKNGYTSGDFWGGSNFKSGMEKEFSKFLCDVAEYFIKKGVPVKYISPINEPQWNWKENQEGCHYTVEEAYRVAKALVAEIKRRKLKVKPSFIESGKWFDPDYTFKMYELLTNDKEIREIMDHFAVHSYWSDEFDKKMAKNFFDKTKFKLPLYMTEWCQMESGRDLGMGGALKLAKTLHEDLTILSVSSWQHWIAVSCYDYNDGLIYVDKNTHKYYVAKRLWAFGNWSRYVRPGYVRIDAKSKSDTDLLVSSFISPDDKRIVTIVINQAEDSKNVKFKGVENYKAVKIIETNEKNSLKEIYKGPKKDIYTLTPTSVTTFVFSL; translated from the coding sequence ATGTTTTTTATGGAAGTGGGGAAAGAGAGTGCTTGGAAAATGTTAAAGAAATTAATAAAAGTGATAAGTGCGGTTATGATAATTACTATTTTCAGCTCTAATGTGATGATTGGAAAAGGGAGAATTAACAATGCAATAACGGCAGAAATTACTATTTTGCCTCAAAAAAAGTACCAAAAGATTGAAGGTTTTGGTGTTTCTGGTGCTTGGTGGGCACAAGATGTAGGTAGCTGGTCAAATTTAGGAGAAATTCTTGATTATCTGTTTCACAAGGAAAAAGGTATTGGTCTTACAATATATAGATATAATGTAGGTGCAGGGCCCAAATATAACAATGTAAATGATCCCTGGAGAAGAACAGAGTGTTTTGAAGTAGCTCCGGGGAAGTATGATTGGAATAGAGACAAAAATGCTCAGAAAGCATTGTTTGAAGCAGTTAAACGTGGGGTGGATACAGTAGTATTGTTTGCAAATAGTCCTCCTGGTAGAATGACAAAGAATGGGTATACATCTGGTGACTTTTGGGGAGGGTCAAACTTCAAAAGTGGAATGGAAAAAGAATTTTCGAAATTTTTATGTGATGTTGCTGAATATTTTATAAAAAAAGGTGTACCGGTTAAATATATAAGTCCTATAAATGAGCCACAATGGAATTGGAAGGAGAATCAAGAAGGATGCCATTATACTGTAGAGGAAGCGTATAGAGTAGCAAAGGCTCTTGTTGCAGAGATAAAAAGAAGAAAATTGAAAGTGAAACCTTCCTTTATAGAGTCAGGGAAGTGGTTTGATCCGGATTATACCTTTAAGATGTATGAACTTCTTACAAATGATAAAGAAATAAGAGAAATTATGGACCATTTTGCTGTGCATTCTTACTGGAGCGACGAGTTTGATAAAAAAATGGCTAAGAATTTTTTTGATAAGACTAAATTCAAGCTACCGTTATATATGACTGAATGGTGTCAAATGGAGTCAGGAAGAGACCTTGGTATGGGTGGGGCACTTAAACTTGCTAAAACACTTCATGAAGATCTCACCATTTTATCTGTTTCATCATGGCAACATTGGATAGCAGTTTCCTGTTATGATTATAATGATGGCCTAATTTATGTAGATAAAAATACCCACAAATATTATGTTGCTAAAAGATTATGGGCTTTTGGAAATTGGAGTAGATATGTAAGACCAGGGTATGTGAGGATTGATGCAAAGAGCAAAAGCGATACTGATTTGCTTGTTAGTTCATTTATTAGTCCGGATGACAAAAGGATTGTTACTATAGTAATTAACCAAGCAGAGGACAGTAAGAATGTAAAATTTAAGGGAGTAGAGAATTATAAAGCGGTGAAAATAATAGAAACAAATGAGAAAAACTCTTTAAAGGAAATATATAAAGGCCCAAAAAAAGATATCTATACATTAACTCCTACTTCAGTTACTACTTTTGTTTTTTCGTTATAG
- a CDS encoding LacI family DNA-binding transcriptional regulator, which produces MKKVTIYDIAKEANVSPSMVSRVINGSGPVKKEKAEKILQIIKKYNYVPNALARSLTKKESRTIGIILPDISNPFFVQIYKEAEKRALEHGYNIILGNSFSDYKIESLYLKSFLEKQVDGIIFLGGRINACKLDEKYVKEMAEIKGKVPIITVNSIYEESSTLNIVTDEEKGFRELVEFIAKKGYKKIGIILGEKCISSSETKREYFLKYIKEYNLSTSKEWIIYSGFSVEAGKKGIGKLLKNKKLPEVIMCINDIVAIGAIRELVSRGFKVPDDIKVTGFDDIELAQSFIPSLTTVDQNYTEIGKLIIDVLATKSFDHNLSEKVMIETSLRVRESCN; this is translated from the coding sequence ATGAAGAAAGTGACAATCTACGATATTGCAAAAGAAGCAAATGTATCTCCGAGTATGGTATCGAGGGTTATTAATGGGAGTGGTCCTGTCAAAAAAGAGAAAGCTGAAAAGATATTGCAGATCATAAAAAAATATAATTATGTGCCAAATGCGCTTGCAAGGAGTTTAACAAAAAAAGAAAGCAGAACAATTGGAATAATTTTGCCTGATATCAGCAATCCCTTCTTTGTTCAGATTTATAAAGAGGCAGAAAAACGTGCTCTTGAACATGGTTATAACATCATATTGGGAAATTCGTTTAGTGATTATAAAATAGAATCGCTTTATTTGAAATCATTTTTGGAAAAGCAGGTGGATGGTATCATCTTTTTGGGTGGAAGAATTAATGCATGTAAATTAGATGAAAAGTATGTAAAGGAAATGGCGGAAATAAAAGGCAAAGTTCCAATAATTACTGTAAATAGTATCTATGAAGAAAGTAGTACTTTAAATATTGTCACTGATGAGGAAAAAGGCTTTAGGGAATTAGTAGAATTTATAGCTAAAAAAGGTTATAAAAAGATAGGAATTATATTAGGTGAAAAATGTATAAGTTCGAGTGAAACAAAAAGAGAGTATTTTTTGAAATACATTAAAGAGTACAATTTAAGCACTTCAAAAGAATGGATAATATATAGTGGTTTCAGTGTTGAGGCGGGGAAAAAGGGAATAGGAAAATTGCTTAAAAACAAAAAGTTACCAGAAGTAATCATGTGTATAAATGACATTGTAGCAATAGGAGCTATAAGAGAACTAGTTTCAAGAGGCTTTAAAGTTCCAGATGATATTAAAGTGACGGGTTTTGATGATATAGAATTAGCTCAGTCCTTTATTCCTTCTTTAACAACGGTTGATCAGAATTATACTGAAATAGGAAAGCTTATAATTGATGTTTTGGCGACTAAATCGTTTGATCATAATTTATCTGAAAAGGTAATGATAGAGACAAGTTTAAGGGTGAGAGAGTCATGTAATTAA
- a CDS encoding LacI family DNA-binding transcriptional regulator: MIKIPATIKDIARYTGLSIATISKYLNGGHVLEKNRILIEEAIKALDFEVNEIARGLRTNKTMAVGVLIPVFEQFFSTIISSLETILLETGYSVVVCDYKDDEKLEKERFDFLYKKRVDALVVVPTSLKGSDIRKIVKRDIPIIAIDRPIPDYDCDTIVVNNFEVSYKAVEKLITMGHRKIGIICGPQNIYTAKERLRGYIEAHKDYNVEIDEGYIKFSDYHSMESGFKKMIELLEKDSPPTAVFITNYDMTVGSVIALNEKDVKIPEELSVIGFDSIEIARMVKPPLSLVLQPTEEIGKVAAELILKRLKGDKSDFPLFKKLDAQLLIKKSIKEIKC; the protein is encoded by the coding sequence GTGATAAAAATTCCTGCGACCATCAAAGACATTGCTCGCTACACAGGATTATCAATTGCCACAATTTCGAAGTACTTAAATGGAGGACATGTGCTTGAAAAAAATAGAATATTGATTGAAGAGGCTATAAAAGCGTTGGATTTTGAGGTAAATGAGATTGCAAGAGGGCTCAGGACAAATAAGACTATGGCTGTTGGAGTGCTTATACCTGTATTTGAGCAATTCTTTAGCACTATTATTTCAAGTTTAGAGACAATCTTGCTTGAAACAGGCTACAGCGTTGTTGTGTGCGACTATAAAGATGATGAGAAATTGGAAAAGGAAAGATTTGATTTTCTTTATAAAAAAAGAGTAGATGCTCTTGTAGTTGTTCCCACTTCTTTGAAAGGTTCTGATATAAGAAAAATTGTAAAAAGAGATATTCCAATAATAGCAATTGATAGACCAATTCCGGATTATGATTGTGACACAATTGTTGTAAACAATTTTGAGGTTTCATACAAAGCGGTGGAAAAACTTATTACAATGGGACATAGAAAAATTGGCATAATATGTGGTCCGCAAAATATATATACAGCAAAGGAAAGGCTGAGAGGTTATATTGAGGCACACAAGGACTATAACGTGGAAATAGACGAAGGGTATATAAAGTTTAGTGATTATCACAGTATGGAATCAGGATTTAAAAAGATGATAGAACTTTTAGAGAAAGATAGTCCTCCTACTGCGGTATTCATTACAAATTACGATATGACTGTAGGGAGCGTAATTGCTTTAAATGAAAAGGATGTCAAAATTCCCGAGGAACTTTCTGTGATTGGATTTGACAGCATTGAAATAGCAAGGATGGTAAAACCGCCATTGTCTTTAGTGCTGCAACCGACAGAGGAAATTGGCAAGGTAGCAGCGGAACTTATTTTGAAAAGATTAAAAGGGGATAAAAGCGATTTTCCTCTCTTTAAAAAGTTGGATGCACAACTTTTAATAAAAAAGTCTATAAAAGAAATCAAATGTTGA
- a CDS encoding L-fucose isomerase, which produces MSNERLNVFIGEKRFVEDYPKVGIRPTIDGRYGGVRESLEEQTWRLAKSVAEFIEKNVYLPNGEKVKCVLPPRCIGGVVEARMADELFKKEGVGVSITVTPCWCYGSETMDMTLDIPKAVWGFNGTERPGAVYLAAVSAAHNQKGLPVFKIYGKDVQDRDDFSIPKDVQEKILKFVKSALAVSIMKNKSYLSIGSVSMGIAGSIVDPDFFEDYLGMRVEYVDMSEIIRRIEEKIYDQEEFERAMQWIKNNCREGEDPNPPEKRVDRKKKDEVWEFVVKMGIITRDLMVGNKKLEALGYPEESLGHNAILAGFQGQRQWTDHFPNGDFMETILNSSFDWNGLRQPYILATENDSLNGVCMLFGHLLTNTAQIFADVRTYWSSSAIYRVTGWKPEGLLEDGVIHLINSGSAALDGTGQQEIDGKPAIKPFWEITEQEVKKCLDATRFCYANLGYFRGGGFSTKFVTRGGMPVTISRLNIVKGLGPVLQIAEGWTVELPANVHEILDRRTDPTWPTTWFVPKLTGKGVFKSVYSVMENWGANHCAITYGHVGDLFITLASMLRIPVCMHNVEEERIFRPSAWSAFGTEDLEGADFRACKNFGPLYKK; this is translated from the coding sequence ATGTCAAATGAAAGATTAAATGTTTTTATAGGTGAAAAAAGATTTGTTGAAGATTACCCCAAGGTAGGTATAAGACCAACTATAGATGGAAGATATGGTGGAGTAAGAGAATCCTTAGAAGAGCAGACATGGAGATTAGCAAAATCAGTGGCAGAGTTTATAGAAAAGAACGTTTATTTACCAAATGGTGAGAAGGTAAAGTGTGTACTTCCACCTCGATGTATTGGTGGTGTTGTTGAGGCAAGAATGGCAGATGAACTTTTTAAGAAAGAAGGAGTAGGGGTTTCCATAACAGTCACACCTTGTTGGTGTTATGGATCTGAAACAATGGACATGACATTGGATATTCCAAAAGCTGTATGGGGATTTAATGGCACAGAAAGACCGGGTGCTGTGTATCTTGCAGCTGTATCTGCTGCTCACAACCAAAAAGGACTTCCTGTCTTTAAAATCTATGGCAAGGATGTTCAAGACAGAGACGACTTTTCAATTCCTAAGGATGTCCAAGAAAAGATTTTAAAGTTTGTAAAAAGTGCTTTAGCAGTTTCTATAATGAAAAATAAGTCTTATCTTTCAATTGGGAGCGTATCGATGGGAATTGCAGGTTCTATTGTTGACCCTGACTTTTTTGAGGATTATCTTGGGATGAGAGTTGAGTATGTTGACATGTCCGAAATAATAAGGCGGATAGAAGAAAAGATATACGACCAAGAAGAATTTGAAAGGGCAATGCAGTGGATAAAAAATAATTGTAGGGAAGGAGAAGACCCTAATCCACCGGAGAAAAGAGTTGACAGAAAAAAGAAGGATGAAGTATGGGAATTTGTAGTTAAGATGGGTATAATAACAAGAGATTTGATGGTTGGAAATAAAAAACTTGAAGCATTAGGATACCCAGAAGAAAGCCTTGGTCACAATGCAATTTTGGCAGGATTTCAAGGGCAGCGTCAATGGACAGACCACTTCCCAAACGGTGACTTTATGGAAACAATTCTAAACTCCTCATTTGACTGGAATGGACTTAGACAGCCTTACATACTTGCAACTGAAAATGACAGCTTAAACGGTGTATGTATGTTATTTGGACATTTACTTACAAATACAGCTCAGATTTTTGCAGATGTTCGAACATATTGGAGCAGTAGCGCTATTTATAGAGTTACAGGTTGGAAGCCAGAAGGACTCCTTGAGGATGGTGTTATCCATCTAATCAACTCTGGTTCTGCAGCACTGGATGGAACAGGTCAGCAAGAGATTGACGGCAAGCCTGCGATAAAACCTTTCTGGGAGATTACCGAGCAAGAAGTTAAAAAGTGCTTAGACGCAACAAGATTTTGTTATGCTAATTTGGGATATTTTAGAGGTGGTGGATTTTCAACAAAGTTTGTAACAAGAGGCGGCATGCCTGTTACAATCTCAAGATTAAATATTGTTAAAGGTTTAGGGCCAGTCCTTCAAATTGCAGAAGGCTGGACAGTAGAACTTCCTGCAAATGTTCATGAAATACTTGACAGAAGAACAGACCCGACATGGCCGACCACATGGTTTGTACCAAAACTAACTGGCAAGGGAGTATTTAAGAGCGTATATTCTGTGATGGAAAACTGGGGAGCAAATCACTGTGCAATAACGTATGGGCATGTGGGTGATTTGTTTATCACATTGGCATCAATGTTAAGAATTCCAGTTTGTATGCATAATGTTGAAGAGGAGAGAATATTCAGACCAAGTGCATGGAGTGCATTTGGCACAGAAGATTTGGAAGGAGCAGATTTTAGAGCATGCAAAAATTTTGGCCCACTTTATAAGAAGTGA
- a CDS encoding sugar ABC transporter ATP-binding protein has protein sequence MSQLLLLMEGIEKSFPGVQALKNARFELMPGEIHALVGENGAGKSTLMKILTGVYQKDAGRIVYKGREVEIPNPKIAQEMGISIVHQELNLMPHLTVAQNIFIGREPRRKSFSLFLDEEEMNKKTKELLDMLHLKVDPKTKVANLTVAKQQMVEIAKALSFNSEVLIMDEPTAALSEGEVEELFNILRKLKANGMGIIYISHRLEELKQIADRVTVMRDGQYIGTAKIDEITIDEIISMMVGREIYETLREKEVKENSEIVLEVSNLKRGNEIKDVSFKLRKGEILGFAGLVGAGRTEVARAVFGADPVESGEIYVRGKKVHIKSPSDAIKHGIAYLSEDRKRYGLMLGLDVESNMVLPSMKEFLNPLGFVKKKRAERICNEYVKKLRIKTPSLNQKVRNLSGGNQQKVIIAKWLMKNCDILIFDEPTRGIDVGAKNEIYKLLNELVNEGKSIIMISSELPEILRMSHRIIVMCEGRITAELSGKEATEELIMKYATMYEN, from the coding sequence ATGAGTCAGTTACTTCTTTTGATGGAAGGAATAGAGAAAAGTTTTCCTGGGGTTCAGGCATTAAAAAATGCGAGATTTGAACTAATGCCAGGTGAAATACATGCATTGGTAGGTGAAAATGGAGCGGGGAAATCAACATTGATGAAAATTTTAACAGGAGTTTATCAGAAAGATGCGGGAAGGATTGTATATAAAGGTAGAGAGGTAGAAATTCCAAATCCAAAAATAGCACAAGAGATGGGAATAAGCATTGTTCATCAAGAGTTAAATCTAATGCCACATCTTACAGTTGCTCAGAATATTTTTATAGGGAGAGAACCTCGTAGAAAAAGTTTTTCTCTTTTTTTGGACGAGGAAGAAATGAATAAAAAAACGAAAGAACTGTTAGACATGTTGCATTTAAAAGTAGATCCAAAAACGAAAGTAGCGAATTTAACTGTTGCAAAGCAACAAATGGTTGAAATTGCAAAGGCATTATCTTTTAATTCTGAAGTGTTGATAATGGATGAACCTACTGCGGCTTTAAGTGAGGGAGAGGTCGAAGAGCTTTTCAATATTTTAAGAAAACTAAAAGCGAATGGAATGGGGATTATTTATATATCACATCGCTTAGAAGAATTAAAACAAATTGCTGATAGAGTAACTGTTATGAGAGATGGCCAGTATATAGGAACTGCTAAAATTGATGAAATCACAATAGATGAAATTATAAGTATGATGGTAGGAAGAGAAATTTACGAAACTTTGAGAGAAAAAGAAGTAAAAGAGAATAGTGAAATTGTTTTAGAGGTAAGTAATTTAAAAAGAGGTAATGAAATAAAAGATGTAAGTTTCAAGTTGAGAAAAGGTGAGATATTAGGTTTTGCGGGATTGGTTGGAGCAGGTCGCACTGAAGTAGCAAGAGCTGTATTTGGGGCTGATCCAGTTGAATCAGGTGAGATTTATGTAAGAGGTAAAAAGGTTCATATAAAAAGTCCGTCTGACGCTATAAAACATGGGATAGCTTATCTGTCGGAGGATAGAAAAAGATATGGGTTAATGTTGGGATTAGACGTAGAAAGTAACATGGTTTTACCTTCTATGAAAGAATTTTTAAACCCCTTAGGTTTTGTGAAAAAGAAAAGAGCTGAAAGGATTTGTAATGAATATGTAAAAAAATTAAGAATTAAGACTCCTTCATTAAATCAAAAAGTCAGAAATTTGTCTGGCGGGAATCAGCAAAAAGTTATTATTGCAAAATGGCTTATGAAAAATTGCGATATTTTGATATTTGATGAACCAACGCGGGGAATTGATGTAGGGGCTAAAAATGAAATATATAAATTGTTGAATGAACTTGTAAATGAAGGAAAATCAATAATTATGATTTCTTCTGAGTTGCCAGAGATTTTACGTATGAGTCACAGAATTATAGTTATGTGTGAAGGAAGAATAACAGCGGAGCTGAGTGGGAAAGAAGCAACAGAGGAATTAATAATGAAATATGCTACGATGTATGAAAACTAA
- a CDS encoding ABC transporter permease, giving the protein METTQKFRGFRKEALRQLLMFGSLFLLFVFFSLASPNFCTFENIISIILATCVNGMLALGVTFVIITSGIDLSIGTVMTLSAVMSGVFITYWHLPVWLGVLGGIGTGMLCGFVNGIVISKMKLPPFIATLGMMMIAKGLALVISGATPIYYTDAPSFSDIAMGSIIGKIIPGADIPNAILIFILFAIIANIILTKTAIGRYDFAIGSNEEAARLSGLNVDRWKIIIYMLCGFFVGIGGILMASRLNSAQPALGQGYELDAIAAVVIGGTSLSGGEGSIIGTVIGALIMSTLTNGLRILSVPQEWQIVISGIIVIGAVYLDIIRRRRTK; this is encoded by the coding sequence ATGGAAACTACTCAAAAATTTCGTGGTTTTAGGAAAGAGGCCTTACGGCAACTTCTTATGTTTGGAAGTTTATTTTTGTTATTTGTATTTTTCTCACTGGCATCTCCCAATTTTTGCACATTTGAAAATATTATATCAATAATTCTTGCAACATGTGTAAATGGAATGTTAGCATTGGGTGTTACTTTTGTAATTATAACAAGTGGAATAGACCTTTCTATTGGAACAGTTATGACACTATCAGCTGTAATGAGTGGAGTTTTCATTACATATTGGCATCTTCCAGTATGGTTAGGAGTATTAGGAGGAATTGGTACAGGAATGCTATGTGGCTTTGTAAATGGAATTGTCATTTCAAAAATGAAACTTCCTCCTTTCATTGCAACACTTGGTATGATGATGATTGCAAAAGGTTTAGCACTTGTTATCTCAGGTGCAACTCCAATTTATTATACTGATGCTCCAAGTTTTTCAGATATTGCTATGGGTTCAATAATTGGAAAGATAATTCCTGGTGCTGATATTCCAAACGCAATTTTAATTTTTATTCTTTTTGCAATAATTGCAAATATTATCCTTACAAAAACCGCAATTGGTAGATATGATTTTGCCATTGGTAGTAATGAAGAAGCCGCAAGACTTTCAGGTTTAAATGTGGACAGGTGGAAAATAATAATTTACATGTTATGTGGATTTTTTGTAGGAATTGGTGGGATATTGATGGCTTCACGATTGAATTCAGCTCAGCCTGCTTTAGGACAAGGTTATGAATTAGACGCAATAGCAGCTGTTGTTATTGGCGGTACCTCTTTGAGTGGTGGAGAAGGATCAATAATTGGAACTGTTATAGGTGCACTTATTATGAGTACACTTACAAATGGTTTGAGAATTCTTTCTGTTCCACAAGAGTGGCAAATTGTTATAAGTGGAATTATTGTAATAGGAGCTGTATATTTAGACATTATTAGAAGAAGACGGACTAAATAG
- a CDS encoding ISNCY-like element ISCahy1 family transposase, giving the protein MFNTKPKQLSFIDLFSHLKALALYKPESLLGLFNKFIDLSHYIPSSFYNAYYKYFGKHRYFSLESMLCCFLVQKLLKLNTLTQLRAVLLNSFELRSFCNLHGNVPSISTLSRFRKIFASEIHKLFQNISIHAHNISIQQCPQDSSILIFDTTGIVPKVRENNPKFIHLLLKNTSKANPELPSEKVYSLVYSSLPKTANANSNIRLMFVNGHFCWALKFAVITNALGIPLALVPLFNYDSPSSDPQEAKAISDSKGLIPSLETLFSYIPKNFSTFIADSALDSHNIYSTLKNTFNFSKIVIPLNTRASKNTTPTSDPNIVISEDGIPICKKFNKPFKPEGKCQGKNRSLRLKWTCPMSQYKDGKRICSCPQPCTTSKSGRMFYTYPDNFRSFPGINRNSQEFFDLYKKRVAVEQTIYHLKSYMGSDTISTYDHISIFSDFLLSAITFSLLFILAHNIKLYCSKLTIKKLNKLKKLIA; this is encoded by the coding sequence ATGTTCAACACCAAACCTAAACAACTTTCTTTCATAGACCTATTCTCCCACCTAAAGGCTTTGGCTCTCTACAAGCCTGAAAGCCTCTTGGGCTTGTTCAATAAATTCATTGACTTGTCACATTATATACCTTCTTCTTTCTACAATGCCTACTACAAATATTTCGGTAAGCATAGATACTTCTCTTTAGAATCTATGCTTTGTTGCTTCCTCGTCCAAAAATTGCTCAAACTCAATACTTTAACTCAGCTTCGTGCTGTCTTACTCAACTCATTCGAACTTCGCTCATTTTGTAATCTTCATGGCAATGTCCCTTCTATCTCTACTCTCTCTCGCTTTAGAAAAATATTTGCAAGTGAAATCCATAAACTTTTTCAAAATATCTCTATCCATGCACATAATATTTCCATCCAACAATGCCCTCAAGATTCTTCAATCTTAATCTTCGACACAACAGGTATTGTCCCAAAGGTTCGTGAAAACAATCCTAAATTCATTCATCTACTGCTGAAAAATACCTCAAAAGCTAACCCTGAACTTCCCTCTGAAAAAGTCTACTCTCTCGTTTATTCTTCTTTGCCTAAAACTGCTAACGCTAATTCTAACATCCGTCTTATGTTTGTAAATGGCCATTTCTGCTGGGCTTTAAAATTTGCAGTCATTACCAACGCTCTCGGTATCCCTTTAGCTTTAGTACCTCTGTTTAACTATGATTCCCCTTCCTCTGACCCACAAGAAGCAAAAGCTATCTCCGACTCTAAAGGTTTAATTCCTTCGCTCGAAACTTTATTCTCTTATATCCCCAAAAATTTCTCCACTTTCATCGCCGACAGTGCTTTGGATTCCCACAACATATACTCCACTTTAAAAAATACCTTTAACTTCTCCAAAATCGTTATTCCACTAAATACAAGAGCTTCTAAAAATACTACACCTACATCAGACCCCAATATCGTTATTTCTGAAGATGGTATCCCTATCTGCAAAAAGTTCAACAAACCTTTTAAACCCGAAGGCAAATGTCAGGGTAAAAATCGCTCTTTGCGCCTTAAATGGACTTGCCCTATGTCACAATACAAAGATGGCAAACGCATCTGCTCTTGCCCTCAGCCTTGTACTACCTCTAAATCGGGTAGAATGTTCTATACATACCCAGATAACTTTCGCTCTTTCCCAGGTATCAACAGAAATTCACAAGAGTTTTTTGACCTCTACAAAAAACGTGTCGCTGTAGAGCAGACTATTTACCACCTGAAATCCTACATGGGCTCTGATACTATCTCTACTTATGACCATATTTCTATTTTCTCTGATTTCTTGCTATCTGCCATTACTTTCTCGCTCTTGTTTATTCTCGCTCACAATATCAAACTCTATTGCTCTAAATTGACTATCAAAAAACTTAACAAGCTCAAAAAACTTATCGCTTAA